From Acidimicrobiales bacterium, the proteins below share one genomic window:
- a CDS encoding GAF domain-containing SpoIIE family protein phosphatase: MADIGRLEGGGGRIEEMVGGEPDQDALLARLALLAEASTVLTETLDPDTALYRLARLVVPVLGDWCGVHVMDETGAVRTAAAAHRDPVGTALVQSDLDASPGLASTSPVAAVLKGGEPRLFRAVTDELLATSAASSEQLETFRALGLESAVVVPLRGRARVLGALTVVSAESGRHLGDADLAVAIDLGRKAGLAVENAQLYQRARHVAKAFEQVLVPERLAEVPGLDVAARYLPAAGTDVGGDWYDVIPFSDGRVGLVIGDVIGHDLRASSIMASLRTAVRAYAWTGSRPAVVVNYVDELARGLEADQMATLIYGIYEPTTRRLCWSNAGHLPPLIIGPGPTATYLEEPSSVLVGAMGGLTYSEGEIELGPHSTVLFYTDGLIQERGGLVSEGLDRLSQLAAAQSHGDPRQLINMVLASMLGEDQRADDIALLCARVKR; encoded by the coding sequence ATGGCCGACATTGGCCGTCTCGAGGGCGGCGGAGGTCGAATCGAGGAGATGGTGGGGGGCGAGCCCGACCAGGACGCCCTGTTGGCCCGGCTCGCCCTGCTGGCCGAGGCCAGCACGGTGCTGACCGAGACGCTGGATCCCGACACTGCCCTGTACCGGCTGGCCCGCCTCGTGGTGCCCGTGCTGGGGGACTGGTGTGGCGTCCACGTGATGGACGAGACAGGTGCCGTGCGCACTGCGGCCGCCGCCCACCGTGATCCGGTCGGGACGGCGTTGGTGCAGAGCGATCTCGACGCCTCTCCCGGGCTCGCGAGCACCTCGCCCGTCGCCGCGGTTCTCAAGGGCGGGGAGCCGCGGCTGTTCCGGGCCGTCACCGACGAGCTCCTGGCCACCAGCGCTGCCAGCTCCGAGCAGCTCGAGACCTTCCGGGCCCTCGGTCTCGAGTCGGCCGTCGTGGTACCCCTACGCGGGAGGGCGCGTGTGCTGGGCGCGCTGACGGTGGTATCGGCCGAGTCGGGCCGGCACCTCGGCGACGCCGATCTGGCGGTGGCCATCGATCTCGGGCGAAAGGCCGGCCTGGCGGTGGAGAACGCCCAGCTCTACCAGCGGGCCCGCCACGTGGCCAAGGCCTTCGAGCAGGTCCTCGTCCCCGAGCGGCTGGCGGAGGTCCCCGGCCTCGACGTGGCCGCACGTTACCTGCCCGCGGCGGGAACCGACGTGGGCGGGGACTGGTACGACGTGATCCCCTTCTCCGACGGTCGCGTCGGCCTGGTCATCGGCGACGTGATCGGCCACGACTTGCGGGCGTCGAGCATCATGGCGTCGCTGCGCACCGCGGTCAGGGCCTACGCGTGGACGGGCAGCCGTCCCGCGGTGGTGGTCAACTACGTGGACGAGCTGGCGCGCGGTCTCGAGGCCGACCAGATGGCGACCCTGATCTACGGCATCTACGAGCCGACCACGCGCCGCCTCTGCTGGAGCAACGCCGGGCATCTGCCTCCGCTGATCATCGGGCCAGGGCCGACCGCCACCTACCTCGAGGAGCCAAGCTCGGTGCTGGTGGGAGCGATGGGTGGCCTCACGTACTCGGAGGGCGAGATCGAGCTCGGTCCCCACTCGACGGTCCTCTTCTACACCGACGGTCTCATACAGGAGCGTGGCGGGCTGGTGAGTGAGGGTCTCGATCGCCTCAGCCAGCTGGCGGCGGCCCAGTCGCACGGCGATCCGCGACAGCTCATCAACATGGTCCTCGCATCCATGCTGGGAGAGGATCAGCGAGCCGACGACATCGCCCTCCTCTGCGCGCGGGTCAAGCGCTGA
- a CDS encoding NTP transferase domain-containing protein: protein MRSSKGSRPLSALVLAAGEGTRMRSAQPKPLHLLCGRPMVLHVLDALAELPIQRVVVVVGHGAEGVTKAVQEGAPATFSVEFVEQHVQRGTGDAAAVGLTGFPDNPDDEQDDGDLVVLPGDAPLLRPPTLAALVRTHRASDAAASLLVARLLDPTGYGRLVRDKDGRIARVVEEGDATEEERAVDEVNTSVYCFRRSVLAPALRRLTPENANGEYYLTDTVAVLHDAGYQVSSLVVADPMEAAGVNDRAQLAVAEAELRDRTNERWMRRGVTMHDPERTYVDASVELAPDVTLLPGTILQGSTAVATGALIGPDTRLVDCRVGDGAVVEHSVARQADVGTDARVGPYAVLEPGCRVAPATLTGPFFRGVGDEDGG, encoded by the coding sequence ATGAGATCGTCGAAAGGGTCCCGTCCCTTGTCGGCCCTGGTGCTGGCCGCCGGTGAGGGCACGCGGATGCGGTCTGCCCAGCCCAAGCCGCTCCACCTGCTGTGCGGGCGCCCCATGGTTCTCCACGTCCTCGACGCCCTGGCCGAGCTTCCGATCCAGCGGGTCGTCGTGGTCGTGGGCCACGGCGCCGAGGGCGTCACCAAGGCCGTCCAGGAGGGGGCTCCTGCGACGTTCAGCGTGGAGTTCGTGGAGCAGCATGTGCAGCGGGGCACTGGTGACGCCGCGGCGGTGGGCCTGACGGGCTTTCCGGACAACCCCGACGACGAGCAGGACGACGGCGACCTGGTCGTCCTTCCGGGCGACGCGCCGCTGCTCCGGCCTCCCACCCTCGCCGCCCTCGTGCGGACCCACCGAGCCAGCGATGCCGCCGCCAGCCTGCTCGTGGCCCGCCTGCTGGACCCAACTGGTTACGGACGCCTGGTCAGGGACAAGGACGGCCGGATCGCCCGCGTGGTGGAGGAGGGCGACGCCACCGAGGAGGAGCGGGCGGTCGACGAGGTCAACACGTCGGTCTACTGCTTCCGCCGCAGCGTCCTGGCCCCGGCCTTGCGCCGCTTGACCCCGGAGAACGCCAACGGCGAGTACTACCTGACCGACACGGTCGCCGTGTTGCACGACGCCGGCTACCAGGTCTCGTCGCTCGTCGTGGCCGACCCCATGGAAGCGGCCGGGGTGAACGACCGGGCGCAGCTGGCCGTGGCCGAGGCCGAGCTGCGTGACCGCACCAACGAGCGCTGGATGCGCCGGGGCGTGACCATGCACGATCCCGAGCGCACCTATGTCGACGCCTCGGTGGAGCTCGCTCCGGACGTCACGCTCCTTCCCGGCACCATCCTGCAGGGGTCGACGGCCGTCGCCACGGGCGCACTCATCGGGCCCGACACGCGCCTGGTGGACTGTCGGGTCGGCGACGGCGCCGTCGTGGAGCACAGCGTGGCCCGACAGGCCGATGTCGGCACCGACGCCCGGGTGGGGCCCTACGCTGTCCTCGAGCCCGGCTGCCGGGTGGCGCCGGCCACGCTCACCGGGCCATTCTTCCGGGGCGTGGGAGACGAAGACGGGGGCTGA
- a CDS encoding ribose-phosphate diphosphokinase codes for MELVPRKRLQLYAGRSHLALAEEIATHLGVELGEANLLEFADGEIHCRFGESVRGTDVFIIQTHCGPVNDSIVEQLIMIDAAKRASAKRITAVCPYYGYSRQDRKASGREPITAKLVADMLRVAGVDRVVSVDLHSGQIQGFFDGPVDHLTAMPVLTHYLRREGTAGMVVVAPDAGRVKVAERFAQHLDGDLAMVRKRRAKETANEVEAMDVVGPVAGRRCVLIDDIIDTAGTVCAAAELLVDRGAAEVWAMATHGVLSDPALDRLKASPLARVIVTNTLPLAEDRRIDKIEVLSVAKIVADAIDAVFEDTSVSEIFGGENQT; via the coding sequence ATGGAGTTGGTACCGAGGAAGCGGCTGCAGCTCTACGCCGGTCGTTCGCATCTGGCGTTGGCGGAGGAGATCGCCACGCATCTCGGGGTGGAGCTGGGCGAGGCGAACCTGCTGGAGTTCGCCGACGGCGAGATCCACTGTCGCTTCGGCGAGTCGGTGCGAGGCACCGACGTCTTCATCATCCAGACCCACTGCGGACCGGTCAACGACTCGATCGTCGAGCAGCTGATCATGATCGACGCCGCCAAGCGGGCGTCGGCGAAGCGCATCACCGCCGTATGCCCCTACTACGGCTATTCCCGCCAGGACCGCAAGGCGTCCGGCCGGGAGCCGATCACCGCCAAGCTGGTCGCTGACATGCTGCGCGTGGCCGGCGTGGACCGGGTGGTGAGCGTCGACCTGCACTCCGGCCAGATCCAGGGGTTCTTCGACGGACCGGTCGACCATCTCACGGCGATGCCCGTGCTGACCCACTACCTCCGGCGGGAGGGAACGGCCGGCATGGTGGTCGTGGCGCCGGACGCGGGGCGGGTGAAGGTGGCGGAGCGGTTCGCTCAGCACCTCGACGGCGACCTGGCCATGGTGCGCAAGCGGCGGGCCAAGGAGACGGCCAACGAGGTCGAGGCGATGGACGTGGTGGGTCCGGTCGCCGGGCGCCGGTGCGTGCTCATCGACGACATCATCGACACCGCGGGCACCGTGTGCGCCGCCGCCGAGCTGCTCGTCGACCGTGGGGCGGCGGAGGTCTGGGCGATGGCGACCCACGGCGTGCTGTCGGATCCGGCGCTCGACCGGCTCAAGGCCTCGCCGCTGGCCCGGGTGATCGTGACCAACACCCTTCCATTGGCCGAGGATCGCCGGATCGACAAGATCGAGGTGCTGTCGGTGGCCAAGATCGTCGCCGACGCCATCGATGCCGTGTTCGAGGACACGTCGGTCTCGGAGATCTTCGGGGGAGAGAACCAGACGTAG
- the pth gene encoding aminoacyl-tRNA hydrolase — MGLGNPGPEFGHTRHNLGADAVSLLAERHGGRLRLTRGSRSLTTEVRVGGRRMALAFPQTYVNESGAAVAGLVRRYGVQDLGRLVVVHDELDLPVGRIRVKLGGGTAGHNGLRSIQSHLHDAGFARVRIGIGKPPGRREGADHVLGPPRRGERAELDVAVEEAADAVELILGEGIDAAMRRFNSRREDA; from the coding sequence GTGGGGCTCGGCAATCCCGGCCCCGAGTTCGGCCACACCCGGCACAACCTCGGCGCCGATGCCGTGTCGCTCCTGGCCGAGCGCCACGGGGGCCGCCTCCGGCTGACCCGCGGCTCGCGTTCGCTCACCACCGAGGTCCGAGTCGGGGGCCGGCGGATGGCGCTGGCCTTCCCCCAGACCTACGTGAACGAATCTGGCGCGGCGGTGGCGGGCCTCGTTCGCCGGTACGGGGTGCAGGACCTCGGGCGGCTGGTCGTCGTCCACGACGAGCTAGATCTGCCCGTCGGGCGGATCAGGGTCAAGCTGGGCGGGGGCACGGCGGGGCACAACGGGCTCAGGTCGATCCAGTCCCATCTCCACGACGCCGGCTTCGCCCGTGTGCGCATCGGTATCGGGAAGCCGCCCGGCCGCCGGGAAGGGGCCGATCACGTCCTTGGCCCGCCGCGGCGGGGAGAGCGGGCCGAGCTGGACGTCGCCGTCGAGGAGGCAGCCGACGCCGTGGAACTGATCCTCGGCGAGGGCATCGACGCCGCCATGCGGCGCTTCAACAGCCGTCGCGAAGACGCCTGA
- a CDS encoding SRPBCC family protein yields MQIEAETTIARPRPEVFGHLAHAERLPEYVTQFAWVKQVSPGEPARGTAYGYKMARGQTESTFEWTEFEAPSKLAWHGPPAKAGPGSMEPGGWWELSDEGSGTRVKLVMAPKPGGLFKLMAPLMSGSMRKGNAQALERLKQQLEGGSSSGS; encoded by the coding sequence ATGCAGATTGAGGCGGAGACGACGATCGCACGCCCACGGCCCGAAGTGTTCGGCCACCTCGCTCACGCCGAGCGGTTGCCCGAGTACGTGACGCAGTTCGCCTGGGTGAAGCAGGTCTCGCCGGGTGAGCCCGCCCGCGGCACCGCGTACGGCTACAAGATGGCGCGCGGCCAGACCGAGAGCACGTTCGAATGGACCGAGTTCGAGGCCCCGTCGAAGCTCGCTTGGCACGGGCCGCCAGCAAAGGCGGGCCCCGGCTCGATGGAGCCGGGGGGGTGGTGGGAGCTCTCGGACGAAGGCTCAGGGACCAGGGTGAAGCTGGTGATGGCGCCCAAACCGGGCGGCCTGTTCAAGCTCATGGCCCCGTTGATGTCGGGGTCGATGCGCAAGGGCAACGCCCAGGCACTGGAGCGACTCAAGCAGCAGCTCGAGGGCGGCTCGTCGTCGGGGTCCTGA
- a CDS encoding restriction endonuclease translates to MNASTGRALLLEERVGDHFAAHGYLVRRNAFLDGRSGGRHEIDVLAEKSDPLTTFRLAVECKAWEAPIEKDAVSKLSYILTDLGLNKGIIVALHGWRSGAERAAVELGIDLWGPAELRGLLGAAVARQLDVGVPARLAHGYPFVAAEDRALTRARLQGKGRLGIRTVEQLVWFKPVWVPTYLVDLSITSTDVRWGKERFLTTAITNSYEALSGTFLGPASPENGEVVDVDLSVGAITPGVRDTKVASDIRRAFERWDEVQQDAARLRHAAVLAALGVTVPCRRATVDDCALVYAPFYVGWLRTGTHDRVVAIDGVSGALSERMSAVLTSHISHVRSSLLSA, encoded by the coding sequence ATGAACGCCTCCACCGGGCGTGCGCTGCTGCTCGAGGAGCGTGTCGGCGACCACTTCGCCGCCCACGGCTACCTCGTCCGCCGCAATGCCTTTCTGGACGGCCGGTCGGGAGGCAGGCACGAGATCGACGTGCTGGCCGAGAAGTCGGACCCCCTGACGACGTTTCGGCTCGCCGTCGAGTGCAAGGCGTGGGAGGCACCGATCGAGAAGGACGCGGTGTCGAAGCTGAGCTACATCCTTACCGACCTGGGCCTCAACAAGGGGATCATCGTCGCGCTCCACGGCTGGCGCAGCGGTGCCGAGCGGGCCGCAGTCGAGCTCGGAATCGACCTGTGGGGGCCGGCCGAGCTGCGGGGGCTGCTCGGGGCCGCGGTCGCGCGCCAGCTCGACGTGGGAGTGCCGGCCCGGTTGGCGCACGGCTACCCGTTCGTCGCAGCCGAGGACCGGGCGCTGACCCGGGCGCGCCTGCAGGGAAAGGGCCGGCTCGGCATCCGCACGGTGGAGCAGCTCGTCTGGTTCAAGCCGGTGTGGGTCCCCACCTACCTCGTCGACCTGAGCATCACCTCGACGGACGTCCGCTGGGGCAAAGAGCGGTTCCTCACCACCGCCATCACCAACAGCTACGAGGCCCTTTCCGGCACCTTTCTTGGACCGGCCTCGCCTGAGAACGGCGAGGTCGTCGACGTCGACTTGTCCGTAGGCGCCATCACGCCGGGTGTTCGGGACACCAAGGTGGCGAGCGACATCCGCCGCGCCTTCGAGCGCTGGGACGAGGTGCAGCAGGACGCCGCCAGGCTCCGCCACGCCGCCGTGTTGGCGGCCCTCGGCGTCACGGTGCCGTGCCGGCGCGCGACGGTGGACGACTGCGCGTTGGTGTACGCGCCCTTCTATGTCGGTTGGCTGCGCACGGGCACCCACGACCGCGTCGTCGCCATCGATGGTGTCTCGGGGGCGCTGTCAGAGCGGATGTCAGCCGTTCTCACGTCACACATCAGCCACGTGCGGAGCTCGCTGCTCAGCGCTTGA
- a CDS encoding CoA transferase, producing the protein MPAAEGALLDGIRVLDLSIWRPGPYATQLLVELGAEVLKVEPPGGDPMRVFPTLFAVLNAGKRAVAIDLKEASARDAVLARAASADVVVEGFRPGVVDRLGIGDAAVRAANPSVVYCSVSGYGQDGPLRLLPGHDLNYQAWAGVVEPRPGCDDGPVVGRPPIADLAGGSYAALAISAALVRRERRGEGERIDVSMTDILATWTGALPPLTMSDGRSLGDLPGYGTFATADGGWIALGVLSEDGAWADLVRALGLDDAAPLRFAERVALGKQLNERIVKAIGSSQRDEVVAALVEAGVPVSPVLSQNEMLGAELFRQRGTVTDGVDGEPVMRHPVGYDRHPAQAPRDVPPLASGVDNLPAWR; encoded by the coding sequence GTGCCGGCCGCCGAAGGCGCGCTCCTCGACGGGATCCGAGTCCTCGATCTCAGCATCTGGCGACCTGGGCCCTACGCCACCCAGCTGCTCGTCGAGCTGGGGGCCGAGGTCCTCAAGGTCGAGCCGCCGGGCGGGGACCCGATGCGCGTCTTCCCGACGCTCTTCGCCGTGCTCAATGCGGGGAAGCGAGCCGTGGCCATCGATCTCAAGGAGGCGTCCGCACGCGACGCGGTGCTGGCGCGGGCGGCGTCGGCGGATGTCGTGGTCGAGGGATTTCGTCCCGGCGTGGTCGACCGCCTCGGCATCGGCGACGCGGCTGTGCGAGCGGCGAACCCGTCCGTGGTCTATTGCTCGGTGTCGGGCTACGGGCAGGACGGGCCCCTGCGTCTGCTTCCTGGCCACGACCTGAACTACCAGGCGTGGGCCGGGGTGGTCGAGCCCCGACCAGGCTGCGACGACGGTCCCGTCGTCGGTCGCCCGCCCATCGCCGACCTGGCCGGCGGCTCCTACGCGGCCCTCGCCATCAGCGCCGCATTGGTGCGGCGAGAACGGCGAGGGGAGGGCGAGCGCATCGACGTGTCGATGACCGACATCCTGGCCACATGGACCGGAGCCCTCCCGCCGCTCACCATGTCCGACGGTCGGTCCCTCGGCGACCTCCCCGGCTACGGGACGTTCGCTACCGCCGACGGCGGCTGGATCGCCCTCGGAGTCCTCAGCGAGGACGGCGCGTGGGCGGACCTCGTGCGCGCCCTCGGTCTCGACGATGCGGCGCCGCTCAGATTCGCCGAGCGCGTGGCGCTCGGCAAGCAGCTCAACGAGCGCATCGTCAAGGCGATCGGCAGCAGCCAGCGCGACGAGGTCGTCGCTGCCCTCGTCGAGGCCGGCGTGCCTGTGTCACCTGTGCTCTCGCAGAACGAGATGCTCGGCGCCGAGCTCTTTCGACAGCGGGGCACGGTGACGGACGGTGTCGACGGCGAGCCCGTTATGAGGCATCCCGTGGGCTATGACCGACACCCGGCGCAGGCTCCTCGGGACGTGCCGCCACTGGCGTCGGGGGTCGACAACCTCCCCGCCTGGCGCTGA
- a CDS encoding STAS domain-containing protein has product MNGAPDFGVVVSEDDGTSVVSVRGELDIFTAPRLSGILAGLVAAGGEVVVGLGDTAFMESTGIAVLAQTHFALQERGGHLTIDSPRDNVFKVLELSGLTGIITITHPPSAPSPN; this is encoded by the coding sequence ATGAACGGTGCGCCTGATTTCGGCGTGGTTGTCTCGGAGGACGACGGCACGTCGGTCGTGAGCGTCAGAGGAGAGCTCGACATCTTCACTGCGCCCCGCCTCAGCGGCATCCTCGCCGGGCTTGTCGCGGCCGGAGGCGAGGTCGTCGTCGGTCTGGGCGACACCGCGTTCATGGAGTCGACCGGCATCGCCGTGCTGGCGCAGACGCATTTCGCCCTCCAGGAGCGCGGCGGGCACCTCACGATCGACTCGCCGCGCGACAACGTCTTCAAGGTCCTGGAGCTGAGCGGGCTGACGGGGATCATCACGATCACACACCCGCCCTCCGCGCCCTCGCCCAACTAG
- a CDS encoding 50S ribosomal protein L25, whose protein sequence is MAEIPIAAEAGRPVGSAESRRLRAAGKVPAVVYGHGVDPQPVAVDAKDLRAALTTDAGLNALLALKVDGSTQLTMAKVVQRHPVRGTVAHVDFQIVRRDEVVTAEVPIVLVGEAILVHRDDGHVDHQLFTIAVHAVPGRIPNLVEVDVSELTIGQTIRVTELALPSGVTTEMDPEAPVVVGQAPQVSEADLVPEGEEAAAEEGAEAAAEGEGEAPTDDAAGSGGEAGEQGGEG, encoded by the coding sequence ATGGCCGAGATCCCCATTGCTGCCGAAGCCGGCCGACCTGTCGGCTCGGCGGAGTCCCGTCGCCTCCGGGCGGCCGGCAAGGTCCCCGCCGTCGTCTACGGACACGGCGTCGACCCGCAGCCCGTGGCGGTCGATGCCAAGGACCTGCGGGCCGCGTTGACCACCGACGCGGGGCTCAACGCCCTGCTGGCCCTCAAGGTGGACGGCTCGACCCAGCTGACGATGGCCAAGGTGGTGCAGCGCCACCCCGTGCGGGGCACGGTCGCCCACGTCGATTTCCAGATCGTGCGTCGGGACGAGGTCGTGACGGCCGAGGTGCCCATCGTCCTCGTCGGCGAGGCCATCCTCGTCCACCGGGACGACGGCCACGTGGACCACCAGCTGTTCACCATCGCGGTCCACGCTGTCCCTGGCCGCATCCCCAATCTCGTCGAGGTCGACGTGAGCGAGCTGACGATCGGCCAGACGATCCGCGTGACCGAGCTCGCGCTGCCGAGCGGGGTGACGACGGAGATGGATCCTGAGGCCCCCGTGGTGGTGGGCCAGGCGCCACAGGTGAGCGAGGCGGACCTGGTGCCCGAGGGCGAGGAGGCGGCCGCCGAGGAGGGCGCCGAGGCGGCAGCCGAAGGGGAGGGCGAGGCCCCCACCGACGACGCGGCAGGCTCGGGCGGCGAGGCGGGCGAGCAGGGCGGCGAGGGCTAG